DNA sequence from the Pomacea canaliculata isolate SZHN2017 linkage group LG7, ASM307304v1, whole genome shotgun sequence genome:
GTGACAAAACTTGTTGAAATATATCTACACTTATGGACAACCTTGCTAGATTGCAAAAAGTAGGTCAGTATGACCTCTAACTGTAGTGCCATAGGTCACAAGCATAAAAGTAATAAGGCAGGGAACATGCTGTCATGTGTGTAATAATCTCCTTCCTGAAAGTGACCGTAAACTTTACAGAAAAAGGGTTTGTAAAACAAGttaaagtaaatgtaaatgaaataacagATTAAATAATGTTGACTACATTCTGatcaatacttttctttttttttttagcattaaaaTCTTCTCATattcctatatttttttaagtcttctacttttttctcaTGTTTCTGCTATTATTAAGTTCCCAATTGCTCCTatctgaacaaaaatgtttatatagaTCTTTTATTCTTACTCTTAGTTGTAACATACATCtatttattatcaaataataaGTTACCAATAAAGTGTGCATCTTATGACATAGGTGTACATCTAGCTATACTATTTTGACGTGAGTAATCCATAAACATGAAAACCATAAATACTGCTGACACACCTCCATCTTTTGCATGTACTACTTGTATGCTTaacaatgtatttttctgtacaaCTATATGTATTAACTcagcaaaataataatcttaAGACATTTACATTAAATTATCCTACAACGGATTGCTGTATTTCGCATCCCGGATACGTAAACCGTGATAATACGTTTTTCTGAAATCGTGAAGTGCCTAATCCTGATTGTGATCGCGAACTTCACAGTCTTTTGTAAAATCcgttgttttctcttcttttcttgctcTCGAAAATTTCAGAACATTTCTAACAAATGTTGTCTGTAAAAGCAGTTAGTGTAATAATGTCTGCTGGAGGATATAATAACCGTAAAATACAGCGATGTATGGGGACTACCAAAAGCTGCCACTGATCATAAGTGCAGAATCTATTTGCATACGTTTCAGATTTTATTACGTATCGATCGATTAAATAAAACAGACTTTCTTTAGACATTATCTATAGCATACAATTGTAGTAGAAGTAACatagaaatgttattttgtttctcttaacaTTTCTTGTCGtggaaagaaacaaatgcagtACACCAAGAGCGACTTACCATGTCGAAGGCGTCTTGTCATGTGATGCTAGTCAAGTCGGATAACTCTGACTGACTTCCGGTTAGAAAGCTCACGCGGGAGGAAGTCGATCACTCACGTCGTGACTCGAAAGCATTCGTGCCAGTTgaagtttatcttttttttttaatattgaatcGTCATGACTAGGTACGTTTATAAAATGGACTTTCTACTGAAcagttttgtaataaatttttttctttgcttatcCAGTGATATTCTTGTTACTCTCGTGTAGGCTTCACTAACAGCACCAACATTCATTAGTGATCAGGCACGAGCACTGTTAGTATTGGTAACAGCGCTAATGACAAATTTTACCTGTAAACATTGATACTGattagaaataaaactatttgatcttcattttattgaattttattgtACACTTCAGGTTGTAGCTACCCCTTGGTACTCCTTGTATTCGTAAAGTTTTAGGTAGAGAATAATTGAgattcatattaatttttgtataatacACCATTATCGGTCTtaacaaataatataataactCTAGACCAGGAATTTGGAGTACACTGATATTTGTAATGTATGGCTAGATGTTATTAATATTGACTGGTTAAAACAGTTACTGGGTTAATGATGTGAAAATGTGTAGATAAACGCGTTTTGCAGAATTCACAAATActgtataaatacaaataaatatcagaaaaaaaaactgacttgtATATTGCTTAGAAAGTTTGTTTGAATCCCATTGCAACTATAGTATATTATTTGTACTAGGTTAGTATATTCAGTTCATTGCTTTATAAATGTCCTACAGTGAGTTAATGAACGGATTGAAGAATACTtgagaaaagtattttatagCTTGTTAGTGCTAGTATTAGTACTGAATTTAGCAGTGAATTTAATTTGCATAGCACAAATAGGAATTTTCCCACAAGCTTAAAGTTAAAAGACCTgttcattgtgtttgtgttgcttgCCTATCTATTTGCCTGCATAAGAGTATTAAAACTTATGAAGCCTTTTTTTATGATTAACAGGGGACGTATTGAACTAGGGGACATCACCCAACACAACATTAAACAGCTAAAGAAACTGAACCAGGTTGTCTTTCCAGTGACATACAATGACAAATTCTACAAGGATGTTTTGGAAGTAGGGGAACTTGCCAAACTTGGTATGGTAATTGCCttcatttatactttttttaaagggtgCATTTTTAGAAGCACTTTGTTGAAGCTTACAGTCATATGCATGTAAATTGTCAAATAGAAGTATGTGATTCCATTCCATGAAGCAGCTTCTCAATCCTTGTTGCTGACATACATGTGGTATACTGCAAATCTAAGAGCAGCTTTTATCTATTTGGCAGTCATATCCTGTTAATCATTCCAGCTatgctaattttgtttttgggaCTATATGGTCTTTTTGATTTTGGCTGGGATGAACATTCTCtgtaaaaacataattaaaagcaaaaaatgatGCAAACAGAGTAGGAATTAATAACAAAAgccattaatattatttaaaagcagagcttttaatcaaattaaaatatactaTGTCACAACACCTGATTAGTTGGTTGTAGGGAATAAATGGCCATCCCAGCTTTCTTTTCTCCTGGACTGTCAAAGTGCAATTAATATAGTTGTTGAATGTCTGATACTATGCACTTTTAGAATTGGGGAGGGCTTATACTGTTAAGTAATAACGTGCAGAGAAAATGTTAATAAGTTTActgagcattttttttattactactaAATTAGGGCATGATGTtacattcaaatattttcaaaccttAACATTTTAcaggctttttttatttaatgtataaGATTGCTCCTTGTTCCTAAATATGTAAGATTCAGTCCAAAGCTTGGAAAGTTTCAAAGTTACCCcacaccccccaaaaaatataatgtaaaaaagtATAGAGAATAAATTTTAGGACATAATTTGTATCTTGTGTCTAATGCAGTATAACTTTTGATAAAAGTGTATGGTAACAAAtaaatctcatttttttcatgaaagcaTACTACAATGACATAGTGATTGGTGCGGTGTGCTGTCGAGTTGACACATCAGAGAATCAGAGACGGCTGTATATAATGACGTTGGGTTGCCTGGCACCATATAGACGACTTGGCATTGGTATGTTGATTTTTGTATTACATTAGAGATGagcatacagaaaaataaaatatcttggTAGGAGTCTGTAAAACTGTAtataacatcaaaacaaaaagggTATTAGCTTCATAAGGAGAGAAGAGCTTAGTTAAACATTTTggagaaaaattgtttattaattttttttttaggtatctAGCAATCATACAGTTTTGGGAAATTTCGAAGCTGTTATAAATAACCTAATTTTTTCCCATATTTTTTAGGTACTGTGATGTTGGAGCATGTGTTGAAGATTTGTCATGATGATGGAAACTTTGACAATGTCTTTTTGTAAGTAATATTATCTTTGTCAGATTTTACCTAGTGACATAATagaatttaatataaaatagtatcttaataataaataacattaaatattcttttctctctgcaaTGTTTCAGTGTACAAAGTGTTTTTGCAAAGATAGTAATTGAGATTcattattttatgctttttattctCAGGTTCTTTTTCTGTGGTTTCGCAATGATTTTATTTGCTAAATATAATGACAGCAAAGAAAGCagaactgttgtttgttgtattcTAGGTTTTAGGGAATGCAGAGCACCTAACTTTAAGTGGTTCTTTTACAAGTATACACAGTGAGCCATCTAcattatgttatttttgttggagAAAGGATGTGAAAACATGTTACTGTTGATGACCTGCTTgtctaaccttttttttttttcatccattgTCAGACACGTGCAAGTTAACAACGAGGGTGCCATCAGGTTCTATGAGAAATTTGGTTTTGAAAtagtggaagaaaagaaaaactattacAAACGGATTGAACCTGCCGATGCTTATGTGCTTCAGAAGTCTTTTCGCCAACCTAAAGCCATGCAGAATGGTGAAGCTGAGAAAAAGTCATGACATGGCCATCTCTGTAGATTCATTTTGACtgttcatttcttctcttgtcaCAATGTCATAGGCCTGAAGGGGAGGGGGGTTGGAAGTTAATCTCTATCCAAAAGTTGAGATTTTTCACAAACTGGTTTGTTCTTTACCTTAATTTTTCTAATGATGGATTCATTTATTGGAAACAACTGAGTTGACTACACAGTAATTCAGGAAATGTCCTGCTCTATTCAAACTACATCAGGAAGGGgattataaattttaaagttttttttttttttgtatgataaTGGGTCCGAGTGTAATGGTTGCCTTCATCTTTCAAAAATGAGTTGTATAATTCAATAGCTTTTGTAAGAAAAGTAGATGGTTCTTTAAAAGATGGTTGCAATATATCTCTTAACTGTGTGCGCAAGTATGTGTGATGCATTAAgttgtatattattttatttgttcagtaGTTTTGCACTCTAACCctatagtttattttatttgtccttttttgtaCACTAATTGAAAATTGGATAATTCTGTTGGCTGTAccctgttgttgatgtttatagGTCCCTTACTGGATATAGACATGTATTTGAATAGTATGCAGCCACATTATATAGCTTATAgcttatattattatattagaaAGACTAATCATGATTAATGGATACAACATGAAGTCTATACATCTGGTGCAAATCATTGGCACTAAGCATTTGTTCTGCATATGTTTAAGTGGTAGGTGCCAGCAGCTGACAGTATGAATAACATGAGACAAAATGTATCAATATAGGTTTGATTTTTTGACCTGCAAGACTGCTTTGCTGATTTTTTAGACAGTTTCTAATGGAATCAAAAGTTAAGTCCTTTACTGTCGCTCACTTTTCTATCATGAAGCAAACATGCGCTACAAACAACCTGTTGCTCGCAGCAGATTCCTGTAAGTGATAGTAGAAAATGCCATCCTGTTTATGCACACTACAATCATGTACAATGGTGAACAGGCGAAAATCATTTAGGTGGcatgtagtttttgtttttattgagaTCATAGTCTGTAAAGGCATTGCCAATACAGGGAgaattggctgtcctgggttcatgttttgtcttgggcacactgtttttcttttctgcatatggcatctgcttacaggactggctgctttgccgtgatatcgGCTTAGTTCATGGTTAAGCATGAGATATCAGTTCCCTCCGTAAAAGCATTGAACCTGAAGTCATGCAGCTGGTTGAAGGCAAAGCCTGATGGTTCTCCTTCCTTGATAAACTAAGTTCCTATTTTTGTTGGGTGAACAAGGAAACTATTCCAGCCACAAACAAGCCTGGAGATAAATTTAcgaaaacatctttatttaaaatttgtgtggAGATTGGTTAAGTTGTAATTTGCTGTGAGCTGAGATGAGAgtgacattttttgtgtgtgcacactgCTGTTTACTTTTGCCATTGTTTGCAGTACGTTTTAGCCTAGTAGAAAATAGGCTTATTTCAAAAAGCAGATAATGTACATACCTTTGTTTCTGCAGcactaaacataataaacaagatgctttttttattatcaattaTTAAGTCACACTGTTTGGCTGCCTTTGCTTGCACTTTTGCAGCTATCAAGTTAAGATCAATTATTGGTTGATGAATATGGAATTCTTGCAGATGTATTTGAAAGTGTTCCTTCATGTGTCTTTTTGCTAGAACTGCTGCAGAACAATTGTGGTGAAGATAAAAAGCACAGTGACAGTCTTTCTTTGACCCAGGTCACTGACATTGTGATATGTGATACCATGTTTGTAAACTGTATGCTGTTCAGTCTTCAGAATGTTGTATGCAAGCTCTGCGCTTTTGGCAGGTTTGTCTGGGAACTTTTAAAGTAATAGAGGGGGTGAAAAATCAGTTTCTAATGACTTAAGTTCAGTATGAGACATTTCCTTAACCCTGGGTGAATTCTAAAtttctgttcttgagatacaaatatcaccatgcacagaaagaggtcaacatgGGTACCAAAATTGTACAGAAATAGGTTTGCATTGTGAATACCTAGTCAACTGGAGGACTGTGTTATATATTTGACCTGTCTGTACAGATGGGACTTTCACAAGCATGTCTTTCAGTTCAGGGTGGGGCATGTACTTCGAGAGCATAATATGGTTATTCACAAAGCTCTGGGGAAATActatcttgcactgaacttaCCCATTTCTCCGACATAAATTTTGCACCTTACAAGTCTTTTAAGACTAATGTCAACAGAAGTCGGGATCTAGaggtgatgaaaataaaaaaaaaacttcaaaggaAATCTGcatctttcctttctctgcTAGACATGTTAGAAATTTGAGTGAATCTAAGACaataccaaaaataataatcaacaatAAATACTTTGTTGGATGTTTTAGCCTATGTTTGTCTTACTCTAAACAGATGCAGATATGAGTATTTAAGCTATATCTAAGTTAAtgctgaaatgttttgtaaGTACTCGAGAGCTACAACTCAAAAATCCATCTTCCACACACTCTTCAGAAGTGATTTTGTCcgggtttttttccccatttttatcttcctttatGTCTTTAGACAACTCTCATGCCTACCAAAGTCGTGAGTtgcagaaagtaaaatttgtgAGCTTTGACAAAATCAAGTAGAGAATTACCAGCTTTAAGCATCCAGCAGAAATAATGCGGGTGAACAGGGGTGGTTGGGGTGGAGGACAATGATGAGCTGGGCGTCAAGTGGTGCGAGGAGTTCCGTGCCACGCAGCACAGCGCCGCATGCCAGCCTCGGGTTGCTGACTGCCGTTGCAGCATCGATAGCTTGTCGCTGACCTCCGGCACCAGAGTAAGGCGCGATCGAACTTGAGagtgagactttttttttttttaatcgattGTTGAGATTGTTGCTGCTGTCCGTGCCGGCGCTGCTGTCAGACGTGAGTAACGTCTTACCGCTGCTGTTGTCGCTGTTCTTTCTATTGATACTTTCCTcagtttttccttcttcttcgtACGCGAAACTTGCAGCGGATTTTTACACAGCATCATGCATATTTAAAGTTGCAGTTTTTCTGGTGCGTTTGGAGTTTAACACGTTGACAAACCCGATCAATCGTGATATACATTTCTAAAACTCGTGAGTCTAGGGAagaattatacaactcacatttttttccaatatgTAGGGGGTTGAAACTGTAAATTTCTCGTGTAAACGTTCGACAAGGAACAAACTATGTGATCATTACCGATGTCAAACAGGTTCAGGCAACCTAAGGTTCAAGACGGTCAACCACgaacaggttttatttttatttttttcgatGATTTAGGTTTTGGTTGTTAACTTTGCTTTGAAAGTGCTTGctccaaaatattaaaaagtcgACACAAGAGTTCAGCCAATCAGCTGCAAGGATCGACGAACAGACAAAAGGTCGCCCCCACAGGACTTTGTTGGTTCCCCTTTCCTCTTTGAACCCTGTTCGTAATCATGATCGAACCGGGATTAGGAGCACCCATACTTCTAGCTAAGAATCAGGGGTCAACATTGATAGGATAGTTTCCTGAACCAGGTTCAGACCGAGAATGATCGATAGTCAGATGAAGACCCGGCAGATCGCCAGAGGTCGGAGTAGTGTCCACCAAAGAAAGTGCTAAGCGTTCTTGGTAAAGAAAAAACATCGAAAACTGGAGATGATGACATTAATTGTGCCCGCTTACTAAACATTGAATGTGATGACATTAATTGTGCTCGTTTATTAAACATTGAATGTGATGACATTAATTGTTTTCGTTACTAAATGGTGAGGGGACTTGCTCCGCCCTCTTCTCCCTTCCCCCAAACCTTCGCTTAACGAAGAGGCTAAAGGTCTTGCAGAAAATATAGGAAAAGATGAATTCATCATTAGGACAAGTGTTTTGCACTTAAGAAACACTCTCTCTCCAGGTGATGCGTACTCTGTTCATTGACCCGACCATCAAGGGGTTAAAGGCATCTTTTGTACGCAAGAAAGCTACAAAGGATATGGATGTATgttgtgaagaagaaaaaaaccttttagtTTTACCCCGTCATTTtatgtacttttatttgttttattttatttgtaactgtATACCAAATtgaaatattcataaataatgttttgtgaGTGATGTCAGTTCACATCTACATTATCAAAGGCGTGTGAATGTTGTCTTTTCctgcattttgcttttttaagcacttcttctctccctttctttttctcattgtttctgtgggtttttttttaaatagatgtcAAAGATGTTTTCTACCCTCTAGATATACACATAAGACTTTAATGCTTTTACAGAACATTGCAAATCTTGCTCCGCAAGTGTTTTTAATCGTCTTAAGCGTCTAAAAATACGATCTACAACGAAAAAACCTCGCAGAACAGCTTTCTGGTGTCACTCTCCTGTATAGAGATGATTAATATCTCTAACACTTTTGTGGCCCCGCATATAAGTCAGCTAGTACGAGCGATCGTATCTCCTTTCCGTACACAACAATCCCTGTACAGCCCGTGAAGCTTACGGACACTTTTCTGTGTGGAATGAAGGTTGCGAACTCTCTTGCAAGCTGCCCCAGCCTGGGAGGGACGCGGGACCCCTCGGTACCACATTTCAAACCGGGAAAGGGTGTAAGGGTGTTTGAACACTAAGTGATCTCCTGGGTGGAGATGTCTGGCAGCATCCTGGCTGAGTGAAATTGTCAGCGAAGTGGGTTGGTCTCGATGGCTCAGTGGGAAGCCCAcggcgcacgcacgcgcgcgctgCGACGATGAACGTGGCCCGTGCAGGCAGGTTCTACAGAGACGCACATCTCCGACAAACAGTCGAGGAGCTGCAGTCGGAAGTTCAAATAGCTGCAGTAGCTGATGGGGAATTTACTGCTAACGGATTAAACAGGTACAAGGGACACATCTTGCGCAGTAAGTCTGCCGTGCTTGTtccactttgttgttgttgttgttgttgttgttgttgttgttgttctgttgttttttttaattgggggAAGGGGATTATCAAGCAATTTTATGAATTCGCTCAAAGCAACTTTACCTgtatctgtctttctctcaacATAACTACCTATCCGTCTATCCTTCCATTtgaaatgatttgttttaaataatgtgTGTCTCGAAAGGTTAATTATGTCGAAAGGGTAACGGAAAAGCGATGATGTAGCTGATCTCCTAAAATATCCCAGGATCCATCTACGGTTTATACTtaccctgattttttttaaattatttgtattttaattttgattcaAAGATCGATCTTAACCTAAAATTAACCTCTAGAATTTCCTGATATCAATGTACCCACGTCTATGTTGTGGCACAACGATTGATCCTCGCATGATGCgagataattattattacaaaattaaacaaaaaactacagTGAGTACATTTCACAGACCCAGAggatggtggtggggtggggcagTTCTTATGTCTAACGACTGGGTAAAGATCAGTGTATGGTATTATTCACTGCAAGATAgtatttcctcaaatctgatGGATACCCTTTCGGTTCTCGAGATAGCGgtttacaaacatcactataCACAGAAAGAGTTTGGGTATAGGTATCTAGTGTCTCTGCCAAAAAAAGTGATGTCCTTCTCAGTACATGACTTTCAGCCATCACCTTGCATCACACCTGTTTTGTGATCTTCGTTAATCGCAAGATGTTCGTCTACTTAAAATAGATTCATCTTGTTATTTGTGAAGTTTATTTCTGTCACTcaggggtggggggtggggaggcaAGTTCTTGATGTCCAGAATACTTAGATTGTAGTAAACAGATTGATTTCATGTTACCTGGCATCCTGTCTATAGACAGGTGAAATCTTTGATGTCTGATACTGATACACGACGTGAACCCTTAACCTAAGTCCAAACAAATTAACAGATTTGCAACAAAAGCACTAGAAAGGTGACTAAATTTCTGCAATTGTTAAAATCTTGAAGTGAGGTCCCTGCCGTTTATAAAGgattttttcatttaatgttttctttcacccTTCATACatctttttattaattatttatattgagTTATATGTCTCGGTACTGTCGGCAgttcttaattttgttaatcTCTTTTGTGAGAACATTgcacttttaacaaaaaatttgtGATGATTCTCTTCAGCTGCTCGATACAAAGATTGTGACTGATTGACATCGATCTGTCTTTGGCATCAAACTCTTGTCAGCTGATTGGCACATGGATCTTGGATTCAAACTGACACATtgattcctttattttatttcaattcagATTGTTTACTTTGAATTCAATTTGACGTGTTGATATCAAACTCTTGCCTCAGGAACAAGGAACCCATCGACTCTTTGGTCAGAAATTTTTGGTAAGGCATGTTTGCATGGTAGCCTGGTAAGTTAAGAtaggaatatgtgtgtgtgtatatatatatcttgtatatCTAAATATCCCTGAGAgggtcaaagaaaaaagaatcttgaattttGTCAGGGTGCTCTTCTTCTATTCGCGAGAGATACACTCTTGTTGTAGGTTGGTGCTGTCTACGAAAGCCCCAAAAACCTGTTAACTGTGTccatcttcattttatttttcaattttgcaAGCACTTCAGAGGCTGATGGTGTCTCTCAGACGGAAGGTGCTATCAGCTGTCGTGCCAATGTTACTCTCGTTTGGCGGCGAGCCAAGGTGGTTTGTCACGCTGgcattttaatgaaaactatTTGTCTGGCAAGTTGGCAGTTTTTCTTGTAATCAAAACCTCGTGGTCACTGTATAGTTTAGAAGATGTGTCCGGTAGGAAGGAGGACTTTTTCtggtaggaaaaaaaagcaagtattTCCTTGGTACGACTTCGCGAGGTGAAATCAAGTGATGTTTGGTCTACCGATTCCTATTTTGTCCCAAAATgttagtcctttgtcacacccttccttttgcaatatcatgtcactctcagctcttgttcttgttatttgtttcctctttgtgttttctgtagttCATTTTAGTCTTGTTTAgtacatttattcttttatagctcacatgttatttgtttgttgtcctgtccctcgtatgctgtccatgtttcgttcttgttcttaagcgctaagagcatgctgcTTAGAATGTGAGTGTGCGCTTTACTAAttttccactttataattatttatctaaattattattattattcttattattattattcttattcttattattcttcttcttattattattattattattccacgagaatgtatgcatttttttcccGACTGTGCAAATTCACTAGTGCAAAATACAACCTCAACCTTACCAATAAAaggatatatatacacacatacatgcagtACATTGAACTTTATATGTACTAGAACTATTTCTTGTTTGTAGCGATTAAAGTGAAGGAAAAATTCATTATGTATTTCGCAAGCTCTGCACTgctctaaacaaaaacaaaaaaaaaacaaacaaaaaaaaaaaaaacaccaacaaaactgTGTGCAAACAgatccaattaaaaaaatttgttaaaccTGACAAATATGGACAATTATGTATCAAGTTTAGCAAAGACAGTAAAACTTTTAGCTGCCATAGCATTGTGGTGTCACGTGCTGGACTCGTGGCAAATGACGTTGAGGTctcagacactttttttttttaatttaaaatatttgtagaaacaGTCTCTGATAGCCTGCCACGCAACTAAAAGCTATTTAACTAGGAGAACAATTGACGGCAGACAATGAATCAAACCTTCCGTGACAAACATAATCACTTCCATTTTCTATAGGAGCATTTTAACCCTTTCCCATCACTTCACCTCACTGGGTTCAAAGCAGACAGGAATTGGATGTGTTGACTAGAAACAGGCACAGAACCATTAAGTGGGCTGATAATCTAGAGGTCACAGCTATGGCTACACTTACTCaaatttctttgtgtaaatcgtatgtggaaaaataaacaaggaaagACTGTAACTGCAGGAACACATCGATCTAAACTGTCCCTTGAAGGgttaacatttacaaatatcaaCTACATCACGCAAAAGTTCCTAtatcaatctctttttttttttaaagtaaaaaattgttGTGGCAGAAGCCTACTAATATTAAAGATCCATCTAGGTAATGACGTTTAAAACTGTCAAGCACACTGCACGAAAATTCCTTACATCAATCTTGTGAAAACTATTTCAACAtggaataaaaactttttaaagagtCGTTCTCGCGGAAGTGGCCGCTTTCATCGTATtcggtatttatttttaagtgcaaTTGTTATCGTTTTtctacatgtttgttttgttttttatttacttatttgacGGGTAGTGTTTCTGATACTCTTGCCTTTTTCGCTGCCGTAGAGACGGGGGATGATTGGATGGCTGGGAAGCTGACCACACAATTTGCGATGGTCTCGGACTCTGGTTTCCCAAGTTTTTAAGGCTAGATGTGATGAGATTTTCTGGAATTACACTATATGTAGGGAAACTGAGACAGATGATTTAATAGGGCaataaaacagataaatttTATTGCGATATATTGCTATCTTCCATCATTATATTTCTTCcgtcccttttttttctttcttttactccaGGTTCTTCTTTTGCCATCTGCAGCTATCTGTATCGATTCATCACCATTGCATTTACATTAACATCAAACCACAGTTcttttcaccatttttcttcttttgttccctttttttttaactctggTGGATTGATGAAATGACGACGTCGGCGATGATGatcattattgttgctgttgttttgcaGTGTCCTTTGTCCTTGTCTTTACCTGAGACTCTTCATAAACTTTAGAAAAATTTGACCTAATGCTTAGcgtgcctgtcacgtgaccactacATAGATCACATGACGACGGTACAGTGGCTGACACGCAGACTACTGGAGGACTCCTAGTGCATTCTCATCCAGTCTGCGACAAAGCCAAGGTGAAAGGGTAAAGGTTAGGGGCTGGACTTGGAGCGTTTTCTGGACAGGATGCCGGCGCGAAGTGGCTGGAGAA
Encoded proteins:
- the LOC112567940 gene encoding N-alpha-acetyltransferase 50-like, which codes for MTRGRIELGDITQHNIKQLKKLNQVVFPVTYNDKFYKDVLEVGELAKLAYYNDIVIGAVCCRVDTSENQRRLYIMTLGCLAPYRRLGIGTVMLEHVLKICHDDGNFDNVFLHVQVNNEGAIRFYEKFGFEIVEEKKNYYKRIEPADAYVLQKSFRQPKAMQNGEAEKKS